GGAACAAAAATCGGTTGTGGTGACGTTTGATCCTCATCCAAAACATATACTGATGCCCAAGGACGGTTTCGAAATTTTAATGCAGGTAGAAAAAAAAATGGAGCTGCTGGAGTTCATGGGCATCGACACGGCGCTGGTTATCCCTTTTGACGATAAATTTTCACAGACATCGGCGCAAGACTTCCTGGATAACGTTCTGCTCAAGTATTTCGAACCGTCCCATATTATCGTGGGCTATGATCACAGGTTTGGTCATAATCGCGAAGGAGACAGTGAATTCCTCACCAACAGTAAGCAGGAGAGGTATGAGGTAGATGTGGTGGCTGGTGTAGGGGATCAGGACGTAATCCTCAGCAGCACCCGTATTAGAAACCTGATCCGTGACGGTCATGTCCAGCGGGCGTCCTTTGAACTGGGTTGGCAGTTCGGATTTGACGTGACTGTGGTGCAAGGGGTAGGAAGAGGCCGATCACTGAACTTTCCCACAGCCAATTTTGTGCCTGAGAATGAAGCACAGCTTTTACCCAAAACGGGGGTATATTTCGCCCGCGCAATGATAGAGGATAACATCTATTACGGAATGTGCAATATCGGCTATCGACCGACATTTGAGGAAAAGGATTTCGTCATGGAAATACACCTGTTTGACGGTGAAGTTGATAATCTTTACGGTGAGACGTTGGAAGTCCAATTCCTGGAGAGAATCCGTGATGAACGCAAGTTTGACAACGCGGATGAACTGATAGAACAACTGGAGCAAGATAAAAGATTCTGTGAGAGTAGAATCAATCTGTACAAAGAGGAGGAGTAATGCCTTTAGTAAAGGAGAAAAAACAGGAAATCGTCACCACCTTCGGCAAGGATGAGAAAGATGTGGGATCTACCGAGGTTCAGATCGCATCATTGACCGAAAGGATACGGGATCTTAACACGCATTTCAAGACACACAAGAGAGATCATCATTCCCGGCGGGGACTGACAATGATGGTCAGTAGACGCAGAAGACTGCTTAAGTATCTTAAGAGAGTAGATTACGAGAACTATATAAAAATAACTAGTGATCTGAATATCAGACGCTGAGAAAGGAAGAGAGGAAATTAATGAGTGTAAAAAAAGAGACAATTGAACTGGCTGGGAAGTCTCTGACGCTGGAAACGGGTCTGATGGCCAAGCAGTCATCGGGATCCGTAGTTGTGACTTACGGTGATACAGTAGTATTGGTAGCTGTGAATGCGGATAAGAATCCGCGCGTGGGAATCAGTTTTTTCCCGCTTTCGGTAGAGTATAGAGAGCGTACGTACGCTGCCGGGAAAATTCCCGGTGGATTCTTCAGAAGAGAGGGGAGGCCGTCAGAGAAGGAGATATTGGCATCCCGCTTAACAGACAGGCCTATCCGTCCCCTTTTCCCTGACGGATTTCGTTGTGAGACGCAGGTGATGATAAACCTTTTGTCAACGGATCAGGAAAATCCGGCGGACATCCTTGGCAGCCTCGGGGCGTCGGTGGCGCTCATGCTGTCGGATATCCCGTGGAACGGTCCCATAGCGGCCGTCAGGATGGGGATGATCGATGGTAAGCCCGTCCTTAATCCCACTTACTCCCAACTGGAGGAAAGTGCACTTGATCTTGTCCTGACAGGCGGAGAAGATGCGATCGTCATGATGGAAGGCGAGGCGAGCGAAATATCGGAAGAAGATTTGATGATTGCGGTGCAGTACGGATACGAAGCCATTAAGGATATCATCAAGTTTCAGAAATCTTTCGTTGAAGGTCTCGGCAAGCCGAAGCGTGAAATCGTTGAGGAAGAGGTGGATGACAAGCTGGTGAAAGCAGTCACGGATCGTCTGGACGGCCGCATCGAAAAGATCGCACATGGTGACAAAGATGAGAGAAGGTCAGCCGTGGATGCTGTTAAGGATGAAATCGTGGAAGCACTTGAAGAGAATTTCCCGGAGCAGGAGCAAGTCATCAAGACTATAATTTCCGATAAGATGAAAAGTGCACTCCGCCACAGGATCCTGAACGAAGGGCAGCGACCCGACGGCAGGGGAGAGAGTGAGATCCGCTCCATTACTATCCAGGAAGGCATTCTGCCGCGTACCCACGGCAGCGCCCTCTTCACCCGCGGTGAGACGCAGAGTCTGGCCACAGTTACACTGGGCTCCAAATCGGATGAGCAGTTTGTAGATGACATTGATGGTGAATTCAAGAAACACTACATGCTTCACTACAATTTTCCGCCTTTCAGTGTTGGCGAAGTGCGGCGTTACCTCGGTGTGAGCCGAAGGGAAGTGGGCCACGGTAATCTGGCCGAACGAGCACTGGAGCAGGTTATGCCCGCGCCGGAAAAATTCCCATACACTGTGCGTATCGTTTCGGACATTCTGGAGTCGAACGGATCTTCATCCATGGCTACTGTATGTTCAGGCTCGCTGGCGCTCATGAATGCGGGCGTGCCGATCAAAGCAGCGGTCTCAGGCATTTCCGTCGGCCTGGTTACCGACGGTGATAAGTCTGTGATGCTAACCGATATCCTGGGAGAAGAAGATCACTATGGCGACATGGATTTCAAAGTAGCCGGTACGCGGGATGGCATCACATCGGTGCAGGTGGACCTGAAGATTGACGGCCTGTCAATGGATCTTATATCGCAAGCGCTGGAGAAGGCCAAGACCGGCAGGTTCCATATCCTCGACGTGATGGATGAACATCTCAGCAAGCCACGTGAGACAGTATCTCAATACGCGCCGAAGATTCTGCGGACTGAAATCAATCCTGAAAAGATCGGTGAACTGATCGGTCCCGGCGGACGAAACATCCGTGCCATTATCAAGGAGTGTGAATGTGAAGTTGAGGTTGATGATGACGGTGTTGTAGTCCTTACATCGCCAGTGCTGGAGAACTGTCAGAAGGCGCTGAAAATGGTAGAAGCAATAATGATGGAGCCTGAAGTGGGCGCCATATTCGAAGGTGCTGTACGCAGGATTCTTAATTTCGGTGCATTCGTTGAACTGGCGCCCGGCAAGGAAGGACTGCTGCACATCAGCGAAATCTCTCACTACCGGACGGAAAAGGTAGAGGATGAAGTGAATATCGGCGACGTGGTGAAAGTCAAGATCATCAAAGTTGACGATAGCGGTCGTTTCGATGTCAGTCAGAAAGCGCTTACGGAACGACCGAAGGATCTTCCGCCGCCGCGGCCTCGGAGTCAACGGGGTGGCCGGCCGGGTGGCAATCGCCACTCTCGTGACAGGAAAGGTAACCGCCCGGAGAGGAAAAGAAACTATTCCGGTGACAGAAATAGATGATCGTCGGTGTCCCGAAAGAGATTAAATCTCAGGAGATGCGAGTTGCTCTGACTCCCCACGGTGTCCTTGAGCTGACGGTAGCGGGTCATGACGTTGTGGTGGAGAAAAACGCCGGCGCCGGCAGCGGATTCAGTGATGAAGATTATGAGACTCAGGGTGCCGAAATCGCTGCGTCGCTGAAAGAGGTGTACACTCGGGCGGAGATGATTGTTAAAGTAAAGGAACCGCTCACTGAAGAGATATCACTGCTGTCAAAAGGGAAGATTGTTTTTACCTACTTCCATTTCGCAGCTTCGGAAACACTCACCAGACAGTTTGCCGCTACGGAAGCCACCGGGCTGGCCTACGAAACAATGCAACTGGATGACGGATCACTTCCTCTGCTGATTCCCATGAGCGAGGTAGCCGGCCGTATGTCCGTCCAAGAGGGCGCCAAATACCTGGAACAGCGTATGGGGGGTAAGGGGGTTCTATTAGGTGGTGTTCCGGGAGTGGAACCGGCGACGGTCGTTATTCTCGGCGGCGGTATCGTGGGCACAAACGCAGCCAAGATTGCTGCCGGCCTGGGAGCAATCGTTTACGTATTGGATACGAATGTGGAGCGCCTCAGGTATCTCGACGATACAATGCCCAAAAATGTGATCACCCTTTTCAGCAGCCGTCACAGTATCATCGATTTGCTACCCAATACTGATCTGCTGGTGGGAGCAGTCCTGATCGTGGGGGCGCGGGCGCCGAAGCTCGTTACCCGTGATATGCTCAATATTATGGACAAAGGAAGTGTAATTGTGGATGTATCTGTTGACCAGGGGGGCTGTATTGAAACGTGCAAACCGACAACCCATGAAGATCCCATTTATGTAGTGGATGATATTATTCACTATTGTGTGGCCAATATGCCGGGTGCGGTACCGTTTACATCAACTATTGCTCTGACGAATTCTACCCTGCCGTACGTGAAGTCTGTGGCCGATCTCGGTCTTAAGGAAGCTGTTGCAGCTGATCCGCACCTGCTGTCTGCTGTGAATACCTGTGCCGGGAAGATTACCCATTGCGGGGTGGCAGAAGCGTTCGGCATCGAATATCACGCACCATCAGATGTTATTTAGTCTGCCTGTTTAACCACTACTCTCAGACAACATCTCTTAGCTGGAAGACCTCCCTTTTTCTCCTTTCTTTGTCGAACTCCCCGATAAAGGACTCAGGACAGGCTCTCAGCATGAGGGGATTATAGGATAATTTGAACTTATGTAGAGGACCGTTTGAAGTGAGAGAATGAAGAGGCAGTGTATCGCTGGGTCTACCATTTTTGCACCAACCGTACCGTACTATTTATTTCTTGCCAGAGGGAGATCTTATTGCTAATATCAAGTAAAGCTTTAAGTCCATGGCGGAATCTGAATCAGAAATCAGGAAACTCTACTTCTCAATCAGTGAGGTGAGCGAGATTACGGATCTCAAACAGTATGTACTGCGGTACTGGGAGACTGAGTTTCCCATGTTGCGCCCACAGAAGAATAGGGCTGGAAATCGCACCTATCGCCAGAGTGATATCGATACAGTGCTGACCATCAAGGATTTGCTTTACAATCAGAAATTCACGATTGAAGGGGCAAGACAGCGATTGAAATCGGCAAAGTCTTCTGATGCGACAACAGAGAACGTGGAACAGTACAAGACTGTTATCAGGAGGATTAAAGGAGAACTCAAGGAAATACTCGAAGTACTCAAGGAAGATTAGACGGAGCGTGGCGTAGCCCGGTAGCGCACCTGAATGGGGTTCAGGGGGTCGCGAGTTCAAATCTCGCCGCTCCGACTTTTTGATAAACCCAGTTTCTCATCGAGGAATTGGGTTTTTCCATTTCAGGATTGAATTGTAGCACCAGCTGTGTTTTTTTGGTCAAATATCTCTAAGTGTTAACAAATCTGCTACATATATGCTACGCTAAAGTCATTTGTTCTAACTGCCGCCTTTGCCGTCAGATCGGCTTATCCAGTTAGTTTTGTCTGATGTTGCGTTTCACGAATGATAGACTGATAGCCATAACAGCCTCCTTTCAGTTAGGTTATTGGG
The window above is part of the Candidatus Neomarinimicrobiota bacterium genome. Proteins encoded here:
- a CDS encoding bifunctional riboflavin kinase/FAD synthetase; this encodes MKNTVLTIGSFDGLHRGHQEVIHEVVTTARALEQKSVVVTFDPHPKHILMPKDGFEILMQVEKKMELLEFMGIDTALVIPFDDKFSQTSAQDFLDNVLLKYFEPSHIIVGYDHRFGHNREGDSEFLTNSKQERYEVDVVAGVGDQDVILSSTRIRNLIRDGHVQRASFELGWQFGFDVTVVQGVGRGRSLNFPTANFVPENEAQLLPKTGVYFARAMIEDNIYYGMCNIGYRPTFEEKDFVMEIHLFDGEVDNLYGETLEVQFLERIRDERKFDNADELIEQLEQDKRFCESRINLYKEEE
- the rpsO gene encoding 30S ribosomal protein S15, translated to MPLVKEKKQEIVTTFGKDEKDVGSTEVQIASLTERIRDLNTHFKTHKRDHHSRRGLTMMVSRRRRLLKYLKRVDYENYIKITSDLNIRR
- the pnp gene encoding polyribonucleotide nucleotidyltransferase, producing MSVKKETIELAGKSLTLETGLMAKQSSGSVVVTYGDTVVLVAVNADKNPRVGISFFPLSVEYRERTYAAGKIPGGFFRREGRPSEKEILASRLTDRPIRPLFPDGFRCETQVMINLLSTDQENPADILGSLGASVALMLSDIPWNGPIAAVRMGMIDGKPVLNPTYSQLEESALDLVLTGGEDAIVMMEGEASEISEEDLMIAVQYGYEAIKDIIKFQKSFVEGLGKPKREIVEEEVDDKLVKAVTDRLDGRIEKIAHGDKDERRSAVDAVKDEIVEALEENFPEQEQVIKTIISDKMKSALRHRILNEGQRPDGRGESEIRSITIQEGILPRTHGSALFTRGETQSLATVTLGSKSDEQFVDDIDGEFKKHYMLHYNFPPFSVGEVRRYLGVSRREVGHGNLAERALEQVMPAPEKFPYTVRIVSDILESNGSSSMATVCSGSLALMNAGVPIKAAVSGISVGLVTDGDKSVMLTDILGEEDHYGDMDFKVAGTRDGITSVQVDLKIDGLSMDLISQALEKAKTGRFHILDVMDEHLSKPRETVSQYAPKILRTEINPEKIGELIGPGGRNIRAIIKECECEVEVDDDGVVVLTSPVLENCQKALKMVEAIMMEPEVGAIFEGAVRRILNFGAFVELAPGKEGLLHISEISHYRTEKVEDEVNIGDVVKVKIIKVDDSGRFDVSQKALTERPKDLPPPRPRSQRGGRPGGNRHSRDRKGNRPERKRNYSGDRNR
- the ald gene encoding alanine dehydrogenase, which gives rise to MIVGVPKEIKSQEMRVALTPHGVLELTVAGHDVVVEKNAGAGSGFSDEDYETQGAEIAASLKEVYTRAEMIVKVKEPLTEEISLLSKGKIVFTYFHFAASETLTRQFAATEATGLAYETMQLDDGSLPLLIPMSEVAGRMSVQEGAKYLEQRMGGKGVLLGGVPGVEPATVVILGGGIVGTNAAKIAAGLGAIVYVLDTNVERLRYLDDTMPKNVITLFSSRHSIIDLLPNTDLLVGAVLIVGARAPKLVTRDMLNIMDKGSVIVDVSVDQGGCIETCKPTTHEDPIYVVDDIIHYCVANMPGAVPFTSTIALTNSTLPYVKSVADLGLKEAVAADPHLLSAVNTCAGKITHCGVAEAFGIEYHAPSDVI
- a CDS encoding MerR family transcriptional regulator — encoded protein: MAESESEIRKLYFSISEVSEITDLKQYVLRYWETEFPMLRPQKNRAGNRTYRQSDIDTVLTIKDLLYNQKFTIEGARQRLKSAKSSDATTENVEQYKTVIRRIKGELKEILEVLKED